In the Kitasatospora terrestris genome, one interval contains:
- a CDS encoding glycosyl hydrolase family 28-related protein — translation MHFPRSSATALAAAVCLATAAGGGVAHAQGGPAAKVTRAALDPSLVAGRGADLGFQEQEAENAPTTGTALGANREAYSLAAEASGRDAVRLQPGQYVEFTLPKAANAITVRYSLPDAPTGGGTTSPLDVSVDGKRRHTMTLTSQYSWLYNQYPFTDDPGADLLHPDWWITECGCVPAATTPAPVVSKPFRPGHAFDEQRLLLGRSYPAGAKVRLSVPAGAAATVVDLLDSQTVAPPHVELLAANVLVFGADPTGRRDSADAIDRAVAFARQKHLKVYLPPGTYQVNRHIVVDDVTVVGAGSWYTVVKGHRTDLPGGAHTGVGFYGKDAAEGGSRNVHLSGFAIEGDVRERIDTDQVNGVGGALSDSSIEGLYIHHTKVGMWLDGPMRNLRITGNQIADQIADGINFHTAVTDSVISNNFIRNTGDDGIALWSEKAQDAGNVIDHNTVQTPTLANGIAIYGGADNTVSNNLVADPIREGSALHVGSRFGAEAFAGQLRITDNTTVRAGTFELNWRVGLGAIWFYALEKDIEADVQVTGDDFLDNTYNAAMFVADWPVKDLYSITNVHFKDVKVDGTGTSVVSARAAGSATFENVRARNVGAVGVNNCGTFHFTPDGSEFRLADQGGNSSWLAPWEVPNTITCDDRPPVTPPPAPGPWQ, via the coding sequence ATGCACTTCCCACGCAGCTCCGCCACCGCGCTGGCCGCCGCGGTCTGCCTCGCCACCGCCGCCGGCGGCGGCGTCGCCCACGCGCAGGGCGGCCCGGCCGCCAAGGTCACCCGGGCCGCCCTGGACCCGTCCCTGGTCGCCGGCCGCGGCGCCGACCTCGGCTTCCAGGAGCAGGAGGCGGAGAACGCGCCGACCACCGGCACCGCGCTCGGCGCGAACCGGGAGGCGTACAGCCTGGCCGCGGAGGCGTCCGGCCGCGACGCCGTCCGGCTCCAGCCCGGCCAGTACGTCGAGTTCACCCTGCCGAAGGCCGCCAACGCGATCACCGTCCGCTACAGCCTCCCGGACGCCCCGACCGGCGGCGGCACCACCTCCCCGCTGGACGTGAGCGTCGACGGCAAGCGGCGCCACACCATGACGCTGACCTCCCAGTACTCCTGGCTCTACAACCAGTACCCGTTCACCGACGACCCGGGCGCGGACCTGCTCCACCCGGACTGGTGGATCACCGAGTGCGGCTGCGTCCCCGCCGCCACCACCCCGGCGCCGGTCGTCTCCAAGCCCTTCCGGCCGGGGCACGCCTTCGACGAGCAGCGGCTGCTGCTCGGCCGCAGCTACCCGGCCGGCGCCAAGGTCCGCCTCAGCGTCCCCGCCGGGGCCGCCGCCACCGTCGTCGACCTGCTGGACTCGCAGACCGTGGCCCCGCCGCACGTGGAGCTGCTCGCCGCCAACGTCCTGGTCTTCGGCGCCGACCCGACCGGCCGCCGCGACTCGGCCGACGCCATCGACCGGGCCGTCGCCTTCGCCCGGCAGAAGCACCTCAAGGTCTACCTCCCGCCGGGCACCTACCAGGTCAACCGGCACATCGTCGTGGACGACGTCACGGTCGTCGGCGCCGGCAGCTGGTACACCGTGGTCAAGGGCCACCGGACGGACCTGCCGGGCGGTGCGCACACCGGCGTCGGCTTCTACGGCAAGGACGCCGCCGAGGGCGGCAGCCGCAACGTGCACCTGTCCGGCTTCGCCATCGAGGGCGACGTGCGCGAGCGGATCGACACCGACCAGGTCAACGGCGTCGGCGGGGCGCTCAGCGACTCCAGCATCGAGGGCCTGTACATCCACCACACCAAGGTCGGCATGTGGCTCGACGGCCCGATGCGCAACCTGCGGATCACCGGCAACCAGATCGCCGACCAGATCGCCGACGGCATCAACTTCCACACCGCGGTGACCGACTCGGTCATCTCGAACAACTTCATCCGCAACACCGGTGACGACGGCATCGCCCTGTGGTCGGAGAAGGCCCAGGACGCCGGCAACGTCATCGACCACAACACCGTCCAGACGCCGACCCTGGCCAACGGCATCGCGATCTACGGCGGCGCCGACAACACGGTGTCGAACAACCTGGTCGCCGACCCGATCCGCGAGGGCAGCGCCCTGCACGTCGGCTCCCGCTTCGGCGCGGAGGCGTTCGCCGGACAGCTGCGGATCACCGACAACACCACCGTGCGGGCCGGCACCTTCGAGCTGAACTGGCGCGTCGGCCTCGGCGCGATCTGGTTCTACGCCCTGGAGAAGGATATCGAGGCGGACGTCCAGGTCACCGGCGACGACTTCCTCGACAACACCTACAACGCCGCCATGTTCGTCGCCGACTGGCCGGTCAAGGACCTCTACTCGATCACGAACGTGCACTTCAAGGACGTCAAGGTGGACGGCACCGGCACCTCGGTGGTCAGCGCCCGGGCGGCCGGCTCGGCGACCTTCGAGAACGTCCGGGCGCGCAACGTCGGCGCGGTCGGCGTCAACAACTGCGGAACCTTCCACTTCACCCCGGACGGTTCGGAGTTCCGGCTCGCCGACCAGGGCGGCAACAGCTCCTGGCTCGCGCCGTGGGAGGTGCCCAACACCATCACCTGCGACGACCGCCCGCCCGTCACCCCGCCGCCGGCCCCCGGCCCCTGGCAGTAG
- a CDS encoding AraC family transcriptional regulator, translating to MASRPEVSAWRPAVPGVVEVLHARFTEHVYPMHVHDAWTVLIVDSGAVRYHLDRHERGTPGDTVSLLPPQVPHNGEPATADGFRKRVVYLDMTQLDERYIGAAVDGPDLTDPLLRRRVVQLHAALADPGDELEAESRLAFIGERLRAILRPRPAVTGGGPPRGVAGDLRDLLDARLPAAVTLDEAGRLLHAHPTHLVRAFSAAYGIAPHQYVMSRRVDRARRLLLGGHPPALAATAAGFYDQSHLNRHFKRVLGVTPGRYARAGQGG from the coding sequence ATGGCGTCGCGACCGGAGGTGTCGGCTTGGCGCCCGGCGGTCCCGGGCGTGGTGGAGGTGCTGCACGCCCGCTTCACCGAGCACGTGTACCCGATGCACGTCCACGACGCGTGGACGGTGCTGATCGTCGACTCCGGCGCGGTCCGCTACCACCTGGACCGGCACGAGCGCGGCACCCCGGGCGACACGGTCAGCCTGCTGCCGCCGCAGGTCCCGCACAACGGCGAGCCGGCCACCGCCGACGGCTTCCGCAAGCGGGTGGTCTACCTGGACATGACGCAGCTCGACGAGCGCTACATCGGCGCGGCGGTCGACGGCCCCGACCTGACCGACCCGCTGCTGCGCCGACGGGTCGTCCAGTTGCACGCCGCGCTCGCCGACCCGGGCGACGAACTGGAGGCGGAGAGCCGGCTGGCGTTCATCGGCGAGCGCCTGCGGGCGATCCTGCGCCCCCGCCCGGCGGTCACCGGCGGCGGCCCGCCGCGCGGCGTCGCCGGGGACCTGCGCGACCTGTTGGACGCCCGGCTGCCGGCCGCCGTCACGCTGGACGAGGCCGGCCGGCTGCTGCACGCGCACCCGACGCACCTGGTGCGGGCGTTCAGCGCCGCGTACGGCATCGCGCCGCACCAGTACGTGATGTCCCGGCGGGTCGACCGGGCCCGCCGGCTGCTGCTCGGCGGCCACCCGCCCGCGCTGGCGGCGACCGCCGCCGGCTTCTACGACCAGTCGCACCTGAACCGGCACTTCAAGCGGGTCCTCGGCGTCACCCCGGGCCGCTACGCCCGCGCCGGGCAGGGCGGTTGA
- a CDS encoding sugar ABC transporter permease: protein MTTTLTRGPARAEAARTGNPPPGGAWRRALTRNLRAHAFLIGALLCFALFTWYPMVREIVMSFQKVRYGETHWVGFDNFRQIFADPEFWPAWQHTLEFTGIALFFGFVAPFVSAIVINEFRHAQSYLRILVYLPVMLPPVAGILLFKYFMDPGYGLFNQILEALHLPTSSWLASQDTAMLSLVIVSTWANMGSATLVYLAALQSIPGELYEAAELDGAGLLRRIWHVTVPQTRLILSLMLMLQVVATMQMFTESFVLTGGGPQGSTTTVVYLLYNYAFSYDKFNTAAALGVVLLLVLGAFSAVYLWLERRGGEE, encoded by the coding sequence ATGACCACCACGCTGACCCGCGGCCCGGCCCGCGCCGAAGCGGCCCGCACCGGCAACCCGCCGCCGGGCGGGGCCTGGCGCCGCGCGCTGACGCGCAACCTGCGCGCCCACGCCTTCCTGATCGGCGCCCTGCTCTGCTTCGCGCTCTTCACCTGGTACCCGATGGTCCGTGAGATCGTCATGTCGTTCCAGAAGGTCCGCTACGGCGAGACCCACTGGGTCGGGTTCGACAACTTCCGCCAGATCTTCGCCGACCCGGAGTTCTGGCCGGCCTGGCAGCACACCCTCGAGTTCACCGGCATCGCCCTGTTCTTCGGCTTCGTGGCGCCGTTCGTCTCCGCGATCGTGATCAACGAGTTCCGGCACGCCCAGAGCTACCTGCGCATCCTGGTCTACCTGCCCGTGATGCTGCCGCCGGTCGCCGGCATCCTGCTCTTCAAGTACTTCATGGACCCCGGCTACGGCCTGTTCAACCAGATCCTCGAGGCGCTGCACCTGCCGACCTCGTCCTGGCTCGCCTCGCAGGACACCGCGATGCTCTCGCTGGTGATCGTCTCCACCTGGGCCAACATGGGCAGCGCCACCCTGGTCTACCTCGCCGCCCTGCAGAGCATCCCCGGCGAGCTCTACGAGGCCGCCGAGCTGGACGGCGCCGGACTGCTGCGCCGGATCTGGCACGTCACCGTGCCGCAGACCCGGCTGATCCTCTCGCTGATGCTGATGCTGCAGGTGGTCGCCACCATGCAGATGTTCACCGAGTCCTTCGTGCTCACCGGCGGCGGACCCCAGGGCTCGACCACCACCGTGGTCTACCTGCTCTACAACTACGCGTTCAGCTACGACAAGTTCAACACCGCGGCCGCACTGGGCGTCGTCCTGCTGCTGGTACTCGGCGCCTTCTCGGCCGTCTACCTCTGGCTGGAGCGCCGGGGCGGGGAGGAGTGA
- a CDS encoding carbohydrate ABC transporter permease, producing the protein MSKEARSGATRTLISPVRLNQPAGRRTYRIVLVLTLVMATIVFIGPLYWMATGGFKSPQELVRTPPTLFPESPGTHAFTEAWDRLGMAQLLLNTVVYAGGALLLQLVFCVAAAYSLSKLRPVFGNVILGMMLASMMIPAAALVIPQYLTVLDLPLVHWNLMNTPWVIWLPTVANAFNIFLLKRFFDSIPDELLDAASIDGAGPVRVLWSVVLPLSRPILGVVSIFGLVAVWKDFLWPLITVPAHETLNVGVNTAATSMPQNTLIAGLFLASLPTIVLFLVFQRNIMAGLTAGSLKG; encoded by the coding sequence ATGAGCAAGGAAGCCCGTTCCGGCGCGACCCGCACCCTGATCTCCCCGGTGCGCCTCAACCAGCCCGCCGGCCGCCGGACGTACCGGATCGTCCTGGTCCTCACCCTGGTGATGGCGACGATCGTCTTCATCGGCCCGCTCTACTGGATGGCCACCGGCGGCTTCAAGTCCCCCCAGGAGCTGGTCCGGACCCCGCCGACGCTCTTCCCGGAGAGCCCCGGCACCCACGCCTTCACCGAGGCCTGGGACCGGCTCGGGATGGCGCAGCTGCTGCTCAACACGGTCGTCTACGCCGGCGGCGCGCTGCTCCTGCAGCTGGTCTTCTGCGTCGCCGCCGCGTACTCGCTCTCCAAGCTGCGCCCGGTCTTCGGCAACGTGATCCTCGGGATGATGCTGGCCTCGATGATGATCCCGGCCGCGGCCCTGGTGATCCCGCAGTACCTGACGGTGCTCGACCTGCCGCTGGTGCACTGGAACCTGATGAACACCCCGTGGGTGATCTGGCTGCCCACCGTGGCCAACGCGTTCAACATCTTCCTGCTGAAGCGCTTCTTCGACTCGATCCCCGACGAACTGCTCGACGCGGCCTCGATCGACGGGGCCGGCCCGGTACGGGTGCTGTGGTCCGTGGTCCTGCCGCTGTCGCGGCCGATCCTCGGCGTGGTCTCGATCTTCGGCCTGGTCGCGGTCTGGAAGGACTTCCTGTGGCCGCTGATCACCGTGCCCGCCCACGAGACGCTCAACGTCGGCGTCAACACCGCGGCGACCTCCATGCCGCAGAACACGCTGATCGCCGGGCTCTTCCTCGCCTCGCTCCCGACCATCGTCCTGTTCCTGGTCTTCCAGCGGAACATCATGGCGGGCCTCACCGCAGGCAGCCTCAAGGGCTGA
- a CDS encoding DUF2000 domain-containing protein gives MQGTYKTGPPGIAQSRPVNTPEQTSPAAPAAPAAPAAPVRFDTKIAVLLREDLEPWQRLNVTAFLVSGLGTAAPELIGEPYRDADDTAYLPMLRQPVLVLEGGKETVGLAHRRALSRSLPLAVFTSDLFTTGNDRDNRAAVRAVPTADLDLVGLAVHGPRNAVDKVLKGARMHP, from the coding sequence ATGCAAGGAACGTACAAGACCGGGCCGCCCGGCATCGCGCAGTCTCGACCCGTGAACACCCCCGAGCAGACCTCGCCGGCCGCGCCGGCCGCACCCGCCGCTCCCGCCGCCCCCGTCCGCTTCGACACCAAGATCGCCGTCCTGCTCCGCGAGGACCTCGAACCCTGGCAGCGGCTGAACGTCACCGCCTTCCTGGTCAGCGGCCTCGGCACGGCGGCGCCCGAACTGATCGGCGAGCCCTACCGGGACGCCGACGACACCGCCTACCTGCCGATGCTGCGCCAGCCCGTCCTGGTCCTCGAAGGCGGCAAGGAGACCGTCGGCCTCGCCCACCGGCGGGCGCTCTCCCGCTCCCTCCCCCTCGCCGTCTTCACCTCGGACCTCTTCACCACCGGCAACGACCGCGACAACCGGGCCGCCGTCCGCGCCGTGCCCACCGCCGACCTCGACCTGGTCGGCCTCGCCGTCCACGGCCCGCGGAACGCCGTCGACAAGGTCCTCAAGGGAGCCAGGATGCACCCCTGA
- a CDS encoding alkaline phosphatase family protein: MLRRRLAVAALCAALAAATGAGVAAGARTDTAAGAQTAVGSVPRFDHVVVVPFENKDYSAVIGSADAPYINSLAAQGASFSQSFGVTHPSQGNYVALFSGGQQGVTDDSCPKNFTGKANLGSQLIAAGFTFKGYSEGLPSDGFTGCSSSDGRYVRKHNPWVDFDNVPAASNVRYSTFPTDYTQLPTVSFVVPDMCNDMHGATGCSASIPTGDSWLRTNLDAYAQWAKTHNSLLVVTFDEDNFSSVNQIATVLVGAQVRTGTYAEQINHYNLLRTIEDAYGLTPLGSAAGAAPITDVWTTSPSPSPSPSPSSSSSPSPSPSPTPVPGVVNGGFEYGTFNGWTVSGTTAVAAGRSGAYSGAAGATTPTDGDSVISQTFTAPPGATTLTVWWKGDCRDTVRYAWATVVLKHNTSGTTTTPLPRTCTANGGWQKITDTLTPGHSYTLQLVNHDDNYPGDPSITWFDDVTVG; the protein is encoded by the coding sequence ATGCTGAGAAGAAGACTCGCGGTGGCCGCGCTGTGCGCCGCGCTGGCCGCGGCCACCGGCGCGGGCGTGGCGGCGGGCGCGCGGACGGACACCGCCGCCGGCGCGCAGACCGCCGTCGGCTCGGTGCCGCGGTTCGACCACGTCGTGGTGGTCCCGTTCGAGAACAAGGACTACTCGGCGGTGATCGGCAGCGCGGACGCGCCGTACATCAACTCGCTGGCGGCGCAGGGCGCGAGCTTCAGCCAGTCGTTCGGCGTGACCCACCCCAGCCAGGGCAACTACGTCGCGCTGTTCTCCGGCGGCCAGCAGGGCGTCACCGACGACAGCTGCCCCAAGAACTTCACCGGGAAGGCCAACCTGGGCAGCCAGTTGATCGCCGCCGGGTTCACCTTCAAGGGCTACTCCGAGGGCCTGCCGAGCGACGGCTTCACCGGCTGCTCGTCCAGCGACGGCCGGTACGTGCGCAAGCACAACCCCTGGGTGGACTTCGACAACGTGCCGGCCGCGAGCAACGTCCGGTACAGCACCTTCCCGACCGACTACACCCAACTGCCCACGGTCTCCTTCGTGGTCCCGGACATGTGCAACGACATGCACGGCGCCACCGGCTGCTCCGCGTCGATCCCCACCGGCGACAGCTGGCTGCGCACCAACCTCGACGCGTACGCGCAGTGGGCGAAGACCCACAACAGCCTGTTGGTGGTCACCTTCGACGAGGACAACTTCAGCTCGGTCAACCAGATCGCCACCGTCCTGGTCGGCGCCCAGGTCAGGACCGGCACCTACGCCGAGCAGATCAACCACTACAACCTGCTGCGCACCATCGAGGACGCCTACGGGCTCACCCCGCTCGGCAGCGCCGCCGGCGCGGCCCCGATCACCGACGTGTGGACCACCTCGCCCTCACCGTCGCCCTCGCCCTCGCCGAGCTCCAGCTCCTCCCCGTCCCCCTCGCCCTCCCCGACGCCCGTGCCGGGCGTGGTCAACGGCGGCTTCGAGTACGGGACGTTCAACGGCTGGACGGTCTCCGGCACCACCGCCGTCGCCGCCGGACGCAGCGGCGCGTACAGCGGGGCGGCCGGCGCCACCACGCCCACCGACGGGGACTCGGTGATCTCCCAGACCTTCACCGCCCCGCCGGGCGCCACCACGCTCACCGTGTGGTGGAAGGGCGACTGCCGCGACACCGTCCGCTACGCCTGGGCCACCGTCGTGCTCAAGCACAACACCAGCGGCACGACCACCACCCCGCTGCCCAGGACGTGCACGGCGAACGGCGGTTGGCAGAAGATCACCGACACCCTCACCCCCGGCCACTCCTACACCCTCCAACTGGTCAACCACGACGACAACTACCCCGGTGACCCCAGCATCACCTGGTTCGACGACGTCACCGTCGGCTGA
- a CDS encoding extracellular solute-binding protein — protein sequence MKLNRSSRMAAVALAAGLLLTTAACSSGSSGSGDAAGGTADGKPLDPNATVTISIDCAPGADQAAGKANYADDLALFKTKYPNVTINAKPYVGQCEVPAQQTAQYKAHDETGAFHAYFTDRDATLNSGDAQDITAYVNDQTVPGFSSMLPSVKQNMTVDGKVYALPINYYSTGLVYNRDLFKQAGLDPDNPPKTWDEVQAAAKKISALGNGISGYEDYSGGNTGGWHFTSELYSLGGKMVSQDGKKAAFNSAEGKQVLKRLHDMRFTDQSISATPVTGWADAFPPLATGKVGMFLGAPDVIKHLIEVLGADAKAYGLGPMPGATGPGNSLGGGDLYYIKKGQTPNQIKAEIAWINFQYQTPDSGQFNYARAKTLAGSSKDPVAIAVPQPYFWSADSPQIKAITESLKTNGNLPLSNYDPYVKNPTTTLTEPPAAQQLYKILDTAMSAAMTDPNANLDTVLATAEAQANQILANQ from the coding sequence ATGAAGCTGAACAGATCGAGCAGGATGGCCGCCGTCGCTCTCGCGGCAGGGCTGCTGCTGACCACCGCCGCCTGCTCCAGCGGCTCCTCCGGCAGCGGCGACGCCGCCGGCGGCACGGCGGACGGCAAGCCGCTCGACCCGAACGCGACCGTCACCATCTCCATCGACTGCGCTCCGGGTGCGGACCAGGCGGCGGGCAAGGCGAACTACGCCGACGACCTGGCGCTCTTCAAGACCAAGTACCCGAACGTCACCATCAACGCGAAGCCGTACGTCGGCCAGTGCGAGGTGCCGGCCCAGCAGACCGCGCAGTACAAGGCGCACGACGAGACCGGCGCCTTCCACGCCTACTTCACCGACCGCGACGCCACGCTGAACTCCGGCGACGCCCAGGACATCACCGCCTACGTCAACGACCAGACGGTGCCCGGCTTCTCCTCCATGCTGCCGAGCGTCAAGCAGAACATGACGGTCGACGGCAAGGTCTACGCGCTGCCGATCAACTACTACAGCACCGGCCTGGTCTACAACCGCGACCTGTTCAAGCAGGCCGGCCTCGACCCGGACAACCCGCCGAAGACCTGGGACGAGGTCCAGGCCGCGGCCAAGAAGATCTCCGCCCTCGGCAACGGCATCTCCGGCTACGAGGACTACAGCGGCGGCAACACCGGCGGCTGGCACTTCACCTCCGAGCTCTACAGCCTCGGCGGCAAGATGGTCTCGCAGGACGGCAAGAAGGCCGCGTTCAACTCCGCCGAGGGCAAGCAGGTCCTCAAGCGCCTGCACGACATGCGCTTCACCGACCAGAGCATCAGCGCCACCCCGGTGACCGGCTGGGCCGACGCCTTCCCGCCGCTGGCCACCGGCAAGGTCGGCATGTTCCTCGGCGCGCCCGACGTCATCAAGCACCTGATCGAGGTGCTCGGCGCGGACGCCAAGGCCTACGGCCTCGGCCCGATGCCGGGCGCCACCGGCCCGGGCAACAGCCTCGGCGGCGGCGACCTGTACTACATCAAGAAGGGCCAGACCCCGAACCAGATCAAGGCCGAGATCGCCTGGATCAACTTCCAGTACCAGACCCCGGACTCCGGCCAGTTCAACTACGCCCGCGCCAAGACCCTGGCCGGCAGCAGCAAGGACCCGGTCGCGATCGCCGTCCCGCAGCCGTACTTCTGGAGCGCCGACTCGCCGCAGATCAAGGCGATCACCGAGTCGCTGAAGACTAACGGCAACCTGCCGCTGTCCAACTACGACCCCTACGTCAAGAACCCCACCACCACGCTGACCGAGCCCCCGGCGGCCCAGCAGCTGTACAAGATCCTCGACACCGCGATGTCGGCCGCGATGACCGACCCCAACGCGAACCTCGACACGGTGCTCGCCACCGCCGAGGCCCAGGCGAACCAGATCCTGGCCAACCAGTGA
- a CDS encoding glycoside hydrolase family 13 protein, giving the protein MSEQWWRNAAIYQVYPRSFADGNGDGIGDLAGVRAKLSYLAELGVDAIWFNPWYPSPMADGGYDVADYRDVDPVFGTLQDAEKLIVEAREHGIRTIVDVVPNHVSDQHPWFRAALAAAPGSPERELFHFREGRGEWGELPPNNWESEFGGCPWTRIDDGWWYLHLFAAAQPDLNWDHPLVRREHEEILRFWFDRGAAGVRIDSAGLLAKDPGLPDLVEGASPHPYIDRDDLHEIYRSWRAIADSYEQPRVLIGEIWVPDTERFARYLRPDELHTAFNFDFLARPWDAAQLRASVDATLGAHAPVGAPATWVLCNHDVTRTVTRYGRTDTRFDFDTKAFGTPTDLALGLRRARAAALLTLALPGSLYLYQGEELGLPEVEDLPLDRLQDPMHFRSGGTDPGRDGCRVPLPWSGVEAPFGFSPDGSKEPWLPQPADWGRLTVAAQSADPDSMLELYRAALRIRRAERSLAAPDMAWLPAAPEVLAFSRGTEGFACVANLGTAPVELPAHDAVLLTSGPLTDGQLPPDTAAWLRLP; this is encoded by the coding sequence GTGTCAGAGCAGTGGTGGCGGAACGCGGCGATCTACCAGGTGTACCCGCGCAGTTTCGCCGACGGCAACGGTGACGGCATCGGGGACCTCGCCGGAGTTCGCGCAAAGCTGTCGTACCTCGCCGAACTCGGCGTGGACGCCATCTGGTTCAACCCCTGGTACCCCTCGCCGATGGCCGACGGCGGCTACGACGTCGCCGACTACCGGGACGTCGACCCGGTGTTCGGCACCCTCCAGGACGCCGAGAAGCTCATCGTCGAGGCGCGCGAGCACGGCATCCGCACCATCGTGGACGTGGTGCCCAACCACGTCTCCGACCAGCACCCGTGGTTCCGCGCCGCGCTGGCGGCGGCCCCCGGCAGCCCCGAGCGGGAGCTGTTCCACTTCCGCGAGGGCCGCGGCGAGTGGGGCGAACTGCCGCCCAACAACTGGGAGTCGGAGTTCGGGGGCTGCCCGTGGACCCGGATCGACGACGGCTGGTGGTACCTCCACCTGTTCGCCGCCGCCCAGCCGGACCTCAACTGGGACCACCCGCTGGTCCGCCGCGAGCACGAGGAGATCCTGCGGTTCTGGTTCGACCGCGGCGCGGCCGGCGTCCGGATCGACTCGGCCGGCCTGCTGGCCAAGGACCCGGGCCTGCCCGACCTGGTCGAGGGCGCGAGCCCGCACCCCTACATCGACCGGGACGACCTGCACGAGATCTACCGGTCCTGGCGGGCCATCGCCGACTCCTACGAGCAGCCGCGCGTGCTGATCGGCGAGATCTGGGTGCCCGACACCGAACGGTTCGCCCGCTACCTGCGCCCGGACGAGCTGCACACCGCGTTCAACTTCGACTTCCTGGCCCGCCCGTGGGACGCGGCGCAGCTGCGCGCCTCGGTCGACGCCACGCTCGGCGCGCACGCCCCGGTCGGCGCCCCCGCCACCTGGGTGCTGTGCAACCACGACGTCACCCGCACCGTCACCCGGTACGGCCGCACCGACACCCGGTTCGACTTCGACACCAAGGCCTTCGGCACCCCGACCGACCTGGCGCTCGGCCTGCGCCGGGCCCGCGCCGCCGCGCTGCTCACCCTGGCCCTGCCCGGCTCGCTCTACCTCTACCAGGGCGAGGAGCTGGGCCTGCCCGAGGTGGAGGACCTGCCGCTGGACCGCCTCCAGGACCCGATGCACTTCCGCTCCGGGGGCACCGACCCGGGCCGGGACGGCTGCCGCGTCCCGCTGCCCTGGTCGGGTGTCGAGGCGCCGTTCGGCTTCTCCCCGGACGGTTCGAAGGAGCCGTGGCTGCCGCAGCCGGCCGACTGGGGGCGCCTCACCGTCGCCGCGCAGTCCGCCGACCCGGACTCGATGCTGGAGCTGTACCGCGCCGCGCTGCGCATCCGGCGGGCCGAACGCTCCCTCGCCGCACCGGACATGGCGTGGCTGCCGGCCGCGCCGGAGGTCCTCGCGTTCAGCCGCGGCACCGAGGGCTTCGCCTGCGTGGCCAACCTCGGCACCGCGCCGGTGGAGCTGCCCGCGCACGACGCGGTGCTGCTCACCAGCGGGCCGCTGACCGACGGTCAGCTGCCCCCCGACACGGCGGCCTGGCTCCGTCTGCCCTGA